In the Natranaeroarchaeum aerophilus genome, one interval contains:
- a CDS encoding succinylglutamate desuccinylase/aspartoacylase family protein: MTTLGTASAAPGEIDTGRLHVGETRDGSKIGLPVAVINGAADGKRLYVQAVSDGDELNGLGVLRRFVPQVEPAELAGEILIVGIVNYHAFQVAEHRNPIDDTKMNRVYPGNDNGTSSERIASTTFDAAVGSDLVIDLHQGSTSRMINETRVRCGKRHRKHTACLELAKTFGCGYILDQKGPDGQLARAAPDEGIPTIDPELGGAVGLDERSVEIGVEGLFNVLREYDFLSGMADIDPQVRASGFDQYGSPSGGLVDFAVDLGDRVSAGDRLFTITDVFGTVKSEVTADNDGVFWRTRRLPQVATGEYICSVGTDIDTY, encoded by the coding sequence ATGACAACGCTGGGGACGGCCAGCGCAGCACCCGGTGAGATAGACACCGGGCGACTGCACGTCGGCGAGACCCGTGATGGTAGCAAGATTGGACTTCCGGTCGCGGTCATAAACGGCGCAGCGGACGGCAAGCGACTCTACGTACAGGCGGTCAGCGACGGCGACGAGCTAAACGGTCTCGGCGTCCTCCGACGGTTCGTCCCGCAGGTCGAGCCAGCCGAACTCGCTGGCGAGATCCTGATTGTCGGAATCGTCAACTACCACGCGTTCCAGGTCGCCGAGCATCGAAATCCGATCGACGACACGAAGATGAACCGGGTCTACCCCGGCAACGATAACGGCACGTCAAGCGAGCGGATCGCCAGCACGACGTTCGACGCCGCAGTCGGATCGGATCTCGTCATCGACCTCCATCAGGGGTCGACGAGTCGGATGATCAACGAAACGCGGGTTCGGTGCGGGAAGCGACATCGAAAACACACGGCATGTCTCGAACTGGCCAAAACCTTTGGTTGTGGCTACATCCTCGATCAGAAGGGGCCGGACGGCCAGCTGGCCAGAGCCGCCCCCGACGAGGGGATCCCGACCATCGACCCGGAGCTGGGCGGCGCTGTCGGTCTCGACGAACGAAGCGTCGAGATCGGTGTCGAGGGGCTGTTCAACGTCCTCCGCGAGTATGACTTCCTGAGCGGAATGGCCGATATCGATCCACAGGTCCGAGCCTCGGGCTTCGACCAGTACGGCTCGCCGTCGGGTGGACTGGTCGATTTTGCCGTCGATCTCGGCGATCGAGTCTCGGCGGGCGATCGACTCTTCACGATCACGGATGTCTTCGGAACGGTAAAATCCGAGGTAACCGCGGACAACGACGGGGTCTTCTGGCGGACTCGCCGCCTTCCACAGGTCGCAACAGGCGAATACATCTGCTCGGTCGGCACAGATATCGACACGTACTGA
- a CDS encoding phosphatase PAP2 family protein: MSRGVGEVELLGELLPDLAAIPIAVLTQLGSLLFVAVLLAVVYWHSDRPGAIRLSAALLVATGVWMVLKDIVGAPRPHQPMLDPETLSPLLALVFEYAVVDSGYGFPSGHAVTATVTYVTLAGIVSSGTANQRYALAAVLVAVIGLSRIALGVHYLVDVLAGVAIGLAVVGGMRILTERTDGTGLDAAFGFGAGLALANLAIGEPGTGSQVFAGLALAAFAGWQLHELRLTIGSNPDFQG, translated from the coding sequence ATGTCACGGGGGGTCGGTGAGGTCGAACTGCTCGGCGAACTGCTGCCCGACCTTGCCGCGATTCCGATCGCTGTCCTGACGCAACTGGGCTCGTTGCTGTTCGTTGCCGTCCTGCTCGCGGTAGTGTACTGGCACTCGGACCGTCCCGGCGCGATTCGGCTGAGTGCTGCGTTGCTGGTCGCGACGGGCGTCTGGATGGTGCTCAAAGATATCGTCGGGGCACCCCGACCTCACCAGCCCATGCTCGATCCGGAGACGCTGTCGCCACTGCTCGCTCTCGTGTTCGAGTACGCAGTCGTCGACAGCGGATACGGGTTTCCCAGTGGCCACGCGGTCACTGCGACTGTCACGTACGTCACGCTGGCGGGAATCGTCTCGTCCGGCACGGCGAACCAGCGGTATGCGCTGGCAGCGGTTCTCGTTGCCGTGATTGGGCTCTCGCGAATTGCTCTCGGGGTTCATTATCTCGTCGACGTGCTTGCGGGCGTTGCTATCGGACTTGCCGTCGTTGGTGGGATGCGGATACTGACCGAACGAACGGACGGGACCGGACTCGATGCCGCGTTCGGGTTCGGTGCGGGACTCGCACTGGCCAACCTGGCTATCGGCGAGCCAGGAACTGGGTCACAGGTCTTTGCAGGCCTCGCGCTCGCAGCGTTCGCCGGATGGCAACTGCACGAACTCCGGTTGACTATCGGCTCGAACCCTGATTTTCAGGGCTGA
- a CDS encoding pyridoxal-phosphate dependent enzyme: MSTDLHCRSCDRTYDASAEEPWRCLCGAPLDYAERSLPGRNTPPVARSIDRNLGLWAFQEFLPEPPLVTLNEGFTPLVDADGWNAQFKLEYLFPSGSYKDRGATLTLSRAAALDVDKVIEDSSGNAGAAIATYAARADIEADIYVPADVKQSKLVAIQRAGARPIRVEGSREDVTDACLDAVEGADGERSEGPQQTGTGWYASHAWNPAFYAGTATMAYEIAAQREWSVPDALVVPLGHGTVLLGAYRGFTALREAGYTDRIPRLLGAQAVGYDPIASELHDDNDVDEDAPESALTEALGNSDRPPETNDLADGIQIRSPAREEQLFEAIERTNGDAIALDSDDVESELDRLHRNGFYVEPTSAVATAALHAYRERGVLSPDADVVVPLTGSGMKTL, encoded by the coding sequence ATGAGTACTGATCTCCATTGCCGATCCTGTGACAGAACCTACGACGCAAGCGCCGAGGAGCCGTGGCGGTGTCTCTGTGGCGCACCGCTGGATTATGCCGAACGCTCGCTTCCCGGTCGAAACACCCCACCAGTCGCCCGGTCGATCGACCGCAATCTCGGTCTATGGGCGTTTCAGGAGTTTCTTCCCGAACCACCGCTGGTTACGTTAAACGAGGGCTTTACGCCGCTGGTCGACGCCGACGGCTGGAACGCCCAGTTCAAACTGGAGTATCTGTTCCCCTCGGGCAGCTACAAGGATCGCGGTGCAACGCTGACTCTGTCCCGCGCTGCCGCGCTCGACGTCGACAAGGTGATCGAGGATTCCTCGGGCAACGCCGGTGCTGCGATCGCCACCTACGCCGCCCGTGCCGACATTGAGGCCGATATCTACGTCCCCGCGGACGTGAAACAGTCGAAACTCGTCGCGATCCAGCGAGCGGGTGCGCGCCCGATTCGGGTCGAGGGATCGCGCGAAGACGTCACCGACGCCTGTCTTGACGCAGTTGAGGGTGCCGACGGGGAGCGATCCGAGGGGCCACAGCAGACGGGGACCGGCTGGTATGCCAGCCACGCCTGGAACCCGGCCTTTTACGCCGGGACGGCGACGATGGCGTACGAAATCGCCGCCCAGCGGGAGTGGTCGGTACCGGACGCACTCGTCGTCCCGCTCGGACACGGGACCGTGTTACTGGGCGCGTACCGGGGCTTTACCGCACTGCGTGAGGCTGGCTACACCGACAGGATCCCCCGGTTGCTCGGGGCACAGGCGGTCGGCTACGACCCGATCGCCAGCGAGCTGCACGACGATAATGACGTTGACGAAGACGCCCCGGAAAGTGCCCTCACCGAAGCGCTTGGGAACTCCGACAGGCCGCCGGAGACGAACGACCTCGCGGATGGGATTCAGATCCGATCCCCAGCGCGCGAAGAGCAACTCTTCGAAGCGATCGAGCGGACGAACGGCGATGCAATCGCGCTGGACAGCGACGATGTCGAGAGCGAACTCGATCGGCTCCACCGCAACGGTTTCTACGTCGAGCCCACGAGTGCAGTCGCAACCGCCGCCCTGCATGCGTACCGGGAGCGCGGCGTCCTCTCGCCGGATGCGGACGTCGTCGTGCCGCTGACCGGAAGCGGGATGAAAACGTTATGA
- a CDS encoding DUF7576 family protein, whose amino-acid sequence MVDPTSDLEEDVSEDDAPRCVVCDEPIVEDPAHRVRTWVEDGTVEHRHFCSEACEAEWESEN is encoded by the coding sequence ATGGTAGATCCGACTTCAGATCTCGAAGAGGACGTCAGCGAGGACGACGCCCCCCGATGTGTCGTCTGTGACGAACCGATCGTCGAGGATCCCGCCCATCGCGTCCGGACGTGGGTCGAGGACGGGACAGTCGAGCACCGACACTTCTGTTCGGAGGCGTGCGAGGCCGAGTGGGAGTCAGAAAACTGA
- a CDS encoding phosphoribosylaminoimidazolesuccinocarboxamide synthase, translating into MTSVKEFRVDVEATPDELGRGAFVFTDAYSVFDWGQMPDEIPDKGASLCAMGAYNFEGLEAEGVPTHYRGVVEDGDTVPLDDVDAPPTEMAIDLTQVPELPHDGRAYDYDSYHDAAGENYLVPLEIVFRNRVPIGSSLRRRTDPSDHGLALDEWPDEAVDLDEPIVEFSTKYEESDRYLDRDKADLIAGVADIEELELVARDVNRVVTERADSVGMTHEDGKIECLYYDGEIRVADVVGTFDENRFSYEDQQLSKEVIRQYHKRTQPEWVDAVDAAKAEAKETDVADWRPLCDVQPQSLDEEVIETARAIYTAGTNAYVGQGLFDAPALDDAVDAAREL; encoded by the coding sequence ATGACCAGCGTCAAGGAGTTCCGCGTCGACGTCGAGGCGACCCCCGACGAGCTCGGTCGCGGTGCGTTCGTCTTTACGGACGCGTACTCGGTGTTCGACTGGGGACAGATGCCCGACGAGATTCCGGACAAGGGGGCCAGCCTCTGTGCGATGGGCGCGTACAACTTCGAGGGCCTCGAAGCCGAGGGCGTGCCGACTCACTATCGCGGTGTCGTCGAGGACGGCGATACCGTCCCGCTCGATGATGTCGACGCGCCGCCGACCGAGATGGCGATCGACCTCACGCAGGTTCCGGAGCTGCCACACGACGGGCGGGCGTACGACTACGATTCCTACCACGACGCCGCGGGCGAGAACTACCTCGTCCCGCTCGAAATCGTCTTCCGCAATCGTGTGCCGATCGGCTCCAGCTTGCGCCGCCGGACGGACCCGTCCGATCACGGCCTCGCCCTCGACGAATGGCCCGACGAGGCTGTCGATCTGGACGAGCCCATCGTCGAGTTCTCGACGAAGTACGAGGAGTCCGACCGGTATCTGGATCGGGACAAAGCGGACCTGATCGCCGGCGTCGCGGACATCGAGGAACTCGAATTGGTCGCCCGCGATGTCAACCGCGTCGTCACCGAGCGCGCCGACTCGGTGGGGATGACCCACGAGGACGGCAAGATCGAGTGTCTCTACTATGACGGTGAGATCCGTGTCGCCGATGTGGTTGGAACCTTCGACGAGAATCGCTTCAGCTACGAGGACCAGCAGCTCTCGAAGGAGGTCATCCGGCAGTACCACAAGCGAACCCAGCCCGAGTGGGTCGACGCGGTCGACGCCGCGAAAGCCGAGGCAAAAGAGACCGACGTGGCCGACTGGCGACCGCTCTGTGACGTCCAGCCCCAGTCGCTCGACGAGGAGGTCATCGAGACTGCGCGTGCCATCTACACGGCCGGGACGAACGCCTATGTCGGTCAGGGCCTCTTCGACGCGCCGGCGCTCGACGACGCCGTCGACGCGGCCCGAGAGCTGTAG